A region of the Serinicoccus profundi genome:
GGTGAGCACGTCGTCGGAGGACCACGCGGCCTTGACGAGACCCTGGGCGCGCACCTCCTCGCCCACGACGAGCTGCACCCGCGAGGCGAGCTGCTCTTGGCCGACCGCCTTGGGCGCGAGCCGCACCGCCACGTGGTAGTCGCGGGTCTCATCGCCCCAGGCACCGGTGTCGTAGCCGCCGGTGAGGGCGTTGACCTCGACGCGTCGCCCGGAGAGGTCCTCCAGCGTCGGGCTGACCTGCTTGACGAAGAGCACCTCGGCTCCCTGCGGCGCCCACACGCGCAGCTGGGCGTCGCTGACGCCCTTGCCCATGGAGGAGGCCATGAGCGCGGCGAAGTCCTCGCTCAGGCCGTCCCAGGTGCGGATGAGGTCGACGCTGCCGAGCAGCGCCTCGGCGATCCGGCGCACCTCCGCGACCTGCCAGGCAGCACCGAGCCCTCGGCAGTCGGCCTGGAAACGGCCGCGCACCTGGTCGAGCGCCCAGCTGAGCTCCTGCGGTGTCTCGTGCTGGTTGGCCCCGTCGGTGAGCAGGATGGCGTGCCGCTTGGTCAGCGAGGGGACCGTCGCGAAGAGCTGGCCGGCGGCGAGGAGCCACCGCCCCATGGCCGTGCCACCGCCGGGCACGAGCCGCTGCAGCGACCGCTTGGCCTCCAGCCGGGTCTGCGGCGACATCCGGGCCATCGTCGCCGTCGTGCCGGTGGGGTAGCACAGGGCCGCCTCGTGGTTGCCCGCCACGATCGCGAACCACACGCCGTCGACGATCTGGTCGAGGGCCGCGGACGCGGCATACGCCGCCGCCTGCACCCCTTGCACGTCCATCGAGCCGGAGACGTCGACGATGATGACCTCGCCGGCCTCCCCGCCGGACGCGCTCCACGGCGCGACCTCGCCGGCGCCCGAGCAGGTGAGCGAGACGATGGCGTGCACGTCGGTGCCGCCATCGGGGAGGAACTCGTTCTGGTGGACGGTCGAGGTGAACTCAGCCATGCCGACCATCCTGCCTCGCCGCGCCGCAGCGGGCGAGGGCGACCGTGATGTTGTCGGCCCCGCCCTGCTCGTTGGCCCAGTCCACGAGGCCCTGGGCGAGCTCACCGGGGGAGTCGCCGGTCCGTCCAGCGACGGCGCGCACGACCGCAGCGAGATCGGTCGGCTCGGAGGCGTAGTTCCACAGCCCGTCGCTGCACAGCATCAACCACCCGGGGGAGGAGACGTCGTGCTCCACGGTCGCGGGCCGGTGGTCGGGGGCGTCGGGGCCCAGCCACCGGGTGATGGTGTGGCCCAGCGGGCCGGCCTCGGCCTCGGCGCGGGAGATCCCCGCCTGGACCTGCTCCTCGGCCATGGAGTCGTCACTGGTCAGCCGCAGCGGCTCGCTGTCGTCGGGCAGCCAGTAGGCCCGGCTGTCGCCGATCGAGGCCACGCTCGCCCGACCCTGGTGGACGACCGCGCTGACGTAGGTGCACGACGGTGACTCGCCGGGATGGGCGGCCGCGACCTCGATCACTGCGTCGGCGGCAGCCTCCGCGGCGCGCTCGTGCCGCTCCTGCGGGTCGCCGTCCCCGACGAGCACCTCCAGTGCAGCCTGCGCGGCCGCCAGGCTCGCCTCCGCCGACCGGGGCGCGCTGGACACGCCGTCGCAGACCACGAGGACGGCCCGGTCGGGCTCGGCGTCGTCGGCCCACAACGCCATGGCGTCCTCGTTGTCGCGGTGCCGGCGCCCCCGGTCGCAGACCCCTGCCACGGCCGACGAGGGGGCCGCGGTGACGTGATGACGGGGGTCCGCGCGTCGCTCGCCGCACTGCGTGCACCAGCCCTCCTCGTCGTAGGCGCCGCCGCAGGAGGTGCAGGTGCCGTGGTCGACCTGCTCCTGCTGCGGTGCCACGTCGGCGGGGGGAAGGTCACCGTCCAGCACGAGCATCGGCTCGGGCAGCGGCGGTGGGCCACCACTGAACGGCGCGGGCTCCTCCTCGGGCTCCACGGGGGCCGACTCGGGCTGCGGCTCCTCCGGTGGCTGGAGCGGCTGCGGCTCGTCCGGTGGCTGGAGGGGCTGCGGCTCGTCGGGCGGCTGGAGGGGCTGCGGCTCGTCGGGCGGCTGGAGCGGCTGCTCCGTCGCGGAGCGGGACGGCGCAGGGATGCGTGCCGTCGGCTCGTCCGGCATCGTGTCGGGGGTCGGGTCGCTCATGTCCAGCTCCAGGGACGGACCGCGTTGGCGCGGTCGATGAGCCCGGCCCGCTCCTGCGGGTCGGGGGTGTAGTCGGCGAGGACGCGGTACTCCTGCTCCAGGGCGCGTTGCAGGGCGTCGCGGGTGAGGGTGACCTCGCCCACCTGCCAGTCCGGCTTCGGGCCGTGCTCGGTGACCGTGGCGAGGGCCTGCTCGAAGACCACGGCGTTGAACTGCGCCCGCTGGCGGGGGTCGAGGGTGAGCCGGTGGACCGAGTTCATCGACTCCCGCAGGTCGGCCAGACCGCCGCGACGACGCAGCAGCTCGGCCCGCAACCACCGCGCCCGGGGATGGGCCCGGCTGCTCGCGGGCACCGAGTCCAGGGCGGTGATCGCCCCGTCGACGTCGCCGCGTTGGAGGCGCACCCGGTGCAGACCGAACGCGGCGGGTGCGACATACGCGGCGTCGGTCCGCCACGCCCGCTCGTAGTCGAGCTCGGCGGCCTGGTCGTAGCCGGCCAGCTCGGTCGCGAGCGCGAGCGCCATCCGCGGGGCGATCTCGCCGGGGAGGGCATCACGCACCGCTGCGAAGTAGCCGCCCGCCTCCTGGGCCCGCTCCCGCACGTCATCGCCCTCGGCCTGGGACAGCGCCCACAGGCCGCGCATCCACGACCCGCGCCAGTCCCACGGGTCCAGCGCGAGCAGCCCGCGGACGGCGTCCTCGACCCACGTGGCCTGGCCGATGCGGATCCCCGCGCGGGCCCGGGCGAGGAAGACCTCGGGCGTCTCCTCGGGGGCCTTGCGCAGCGCCCCGAAGGTCGCCTGCGGGTCGTTGCTCGACTGCCCCGCGATCCAGTCGAGCATCGGGTCGGTGTCGTCCCGCTTGAGCTCGGGCAGCTCCCACCACGACAACGTCTCCCCGGTCGTGACTGGTGGCTCGAAGGCGGGGCTGTGCGCCGAGAGGGTGGCGGGTCGGTCGGCGCCGCTGGCGGCGACGACCTGGCGCAGCACCCCGATGAGCTGGCTGCGCAGCTCCTCCACGGAGAGGAAGCGGTCGTTGGGGTCCGGGGCGCAGCAGCGTGCGACGACGCGGTAGAACGCGTCGTGCTCGGTGAAGGCGGGGACCCTCGACATCGGCGGCAGGGAGTGGACGTACTCGCTCTGGTAGCCGCGGAACTCGAAGGTCAGGACGCACAGGGTGCGCCCGATCGTGTAGATGTCGGAGGCGACCGACGGTCCGACCTCGGCGACCTCGGGAGCCTGGTAGCCGACGGTGCCGTAGATGGGGGAGTCCAGGTCGTCCTGGCGGCGCACCCCGCCGAGGTCGATGAGCTTGATGCCGTCGCCCTCGTGGATGAGGTTGTCCGGCTTGAAGTCGCAGTAGAGCAGACCGAGGTCGTGCAGGTGGGTGAAGGCCGGCAGCGCCTCGATGACGTAGGCGAGGGCCTGGTCGACGGGGAAGGGGGTGTAGCGCCCGGCCTGCGCCATCCGGTCCTGCAGCAGCTGCTTGAGCGAGCGGCCGCCGACGTGCTCCATGACGGTGTAGGCGTCCTCGTCGTGCTGGACGGTGTTGTAGATCTCGACGATGAGCGGGTGCTTGACCTGGGCGAGGAACTGCTGCTCGGCGACCGCGGCGTCCAGGGCGTCCTCGTCGCCGGTGTTGAGCAGGCCCTTGAGCACGACGAAACGGTCCGAGACGTTCTTGTCGCGCCCGAGGTAGATCCAGCCCATCCCGCCGTGCGCGAGCGCCCCGACGTTCTCGTACTGCCCCGCGACGAGCTCGCCCGGCTGCAGCTTGGGGGTGAAGGAGTAGGGCGCGCGGCACTGCGGGCAGAAACCCTGCTGGCGGCCCTCCTCCTGCCCGGCGCCGCGACCGACGTCGGCACCGCAGACCGGGCACGTGCGCCGGTCCTCGGGGACCCGCGGGTCGACCATGAGCTTCTCGGTCGGGTCGGTGACCGGCACGTCGGGCACGTCGGTCAGCCCGAGGCCCAGGCGGGAACGTCGACCGGCCGCCCCGGCCCGTCGACGACGCACGCGGGCCGCGCTGACCGCCTGCTGGGTCTGCCCGGGGGCCGGGGTGGCCACGACCTGGACGGATCCCTGCGCCGGGTCGGCGCCATCGGCCCCCGTGGTGGCGCCTCGCCCTGACGCCGCCGCGTCACCCGTGCCACGCCCGGGGTCGGCCGCGGGCTGCGGACGCACCGGCGTCGCCTCGATCGGCGCCTGCCGCGGCTCGGGCGCGCCGCAGACGTTGCACCAGCCGTCCTCGTAGCTGCCGGTGCACCCCGGCTCCTGACAGGCGGTCATGAGCGTCCTCCCATCGCCGTGGCAAAACTCTCCTGGGCCTGCACGAGGGCCTCCAGCCGGGTGAGATCGGTCGGTCGGGCGGCCAGCAGGCCGTCGGTCTGGTCGGCCAGCGCGAGGATGGCTGGCTCCGGGTCGCCCGCCCCGCCCTCGGTGAGCGAGCGCCGGACGCGCGCGGCACGCTCGGTGAGGTCCTCGAGGCGGGTGAGGGCGGCGGCATACTCGCCCTGGGCGATCGTCAGGGCCCGCTCGACCCGCTCCAGCCGTTCACGGTATGCCGTGAGTCCCGCCGGGTCGCCGGGCACCGGGCCGAGGGCGGCGACGTCGGGGATCCCGAGGCGTGGTGCGGGGGAGACGCTGGCGCGGGCCCGGAGGGCGAGGGCGCGGACCGCCTCGCCGCGGGCGGCGAGCTCGGCGACCTCGCGGCTGGCCTGGGCGTGGTCGGCCTTGGCGTGAGCCCGCGCCGAGGCCGCGACGATGAGGTCCCGCTCGATGGTCGCGGCCTGCGACTCCAGCGGACCGAGGAGCCCGCCGACGTCGGCCCCCCGCGCTGCCCGCTCGGTGACGTCGCTGAGCCGTTCGTCGAGGGCGCGGTGGGCCGTGGCGGCGGACCCGGACCGGGAGCCGGGGATGAGCGCCACCTGGTCGGCGATCCGCTCGACCTGCTGGCGCAGGGAGCGCAGACGTCCCGCCAGGTCGGGGTCGGCGCCGTCGAGGCGCAGGCGGGAGCGCAAGGAGGAGGCGAGGGAGTCCGACAGCCGGCACGCCTCCGGCAGCGACACGGCCAGCGACTGGCCGCCGCGGGTCCCGGGCTGCTCCAGGCTGCCCCAGACCAGGGTGGTGATCCGGCGCCGCTCCTGCTCCCCGACCCGGCCGCTGTCCCACGTCGCCTGGATGAGCGCCAACCGGTCGGACACCGCCTGCCACAGGGTCATCGACAGCGTGACGTCCGGGGTGATCGCGGCCCGGTCGTCGGCGTCGTCGACGGCCAGGGCAGCCTCGTCCAAGGACGCCAGCTCGGTGCGGCGCCGGTCCTTCCACCGGAGCATGGCGTCGAGGTAGGCCAGCAGCTCGGTGTCGGGGACGTCGGAGCCCAGGCTGCCCGGAGCCGTGGGCGCCATCGTGGACGTGCTGCTCACTCCTTCTCCTCCCGCGCCCGGGTCCTGGCGTCGAGGGCCAGGCCCGCGACGGGCAGGAGCAGGACGAGCCCCAGGCCCAGGGCGATCTGACCGCGGGGTGGGTCGGCCGTCGCCCGCGCCACCACGTCGTCGCGCGCCGCGACCGCGGCGTCCTCCAGGGGGAGCCGGGCCGCGTCGGCGGCCGAGACGAGCTCCAGGGCGGCGGCACGCACCTCCTCCTCTCCGGCGCCGTCGTCGGCGAGCGTCCGGCCCAGGGTGAGGCGGGCGTCGGCCACGGTGCCGTCGGGGTCGGAGACCTCGTCGAGATAGTAGTCACGGTTCCAGTAGCCGTACTCGTCGTCCTCGAGCTCGTAGGCGTCCAGGGAGCGCAGGCCGACCAGCACCGACAGGTCCTGCTCGACGACGTCCTGCAGGTCCTCGGGTCGCTCGGTGGCCTCGTCGTGGGCCACCACGCTGTCCGCCCACCCGTGCAGGCGCGGGTCCTGCGTGATGAGGAGGGCGGAGGACAGGGCGGCGAGGGCCACGAAGCCCGCCGCCAGTCGTGATCCGCCGCGCAGGAGGACGACGGCGGTGAGCACCAGCAGTGCCGCGCCCACCCACAGCAAGGTCGTGCCCCACCCCGAGCCGGGCGACAGCGCCTCGATCTGGTCCTCGACGTCCCAGCTGGCGACGACGTAGGCGAACTCGCGGCGGTCCTCCTGCCAGGTCGTCGCCGCGCGCACCGGGCTGCCCTCGTCGCTGGAGAGCGCGGCGTTGAGGGAGCTGAAGGCCTCGGTGTCGGAGCTGGTGGTGCGCACCCCCGCCCGGTCCATCGCGTCCTCGGCGAGGCTCACGCTCGGCAGGTCGCCGTCGGCGTCCAGGGGCACCGGGTCGCCGGTGGCGTGCCGGACCAGCTCGGTGTCGAGCACCGTGATCGCCTCACGCAGGTCGGCCCGGGCGGTGTCGAGGACGGCGAGCTCCTGCACCTGCTCCGTGTCGGCCCGGTCGCTCGAGAGCAGGGTGCCCAGCCCCAGGGTGAGGGCGGCCAGCACGGCGAGGGTGGTGGCCACGCGGCCACGACCGCGTCCGGCGCCCTCGTGGCGGGCCCCCTTGAGCAGGGCGTTGTCGGTGCGCCGCGACCGGCTCAGCCGGCTCGAGACCTCGGGCACGTCGCCGTGGCCGGTGCGCGCGGCCTCCCTGCGCAGGCGCCGCTCGGTGCGGACCAGTCGTCTCTCCGCGTCGTCGATCTCCCGCTGGCGCGTGGCCAGCTCCCGTTGGGCGCGTCGGCGCTCGGAGGCGAGCTGCTCCTGGGCGCGGTCCCTCTCGCGGGCCGCCTGCTCGGCCAGCTCGGCGCGCTGCCGCTCCAGCTCGGCCTGCTGCTCCCGCAGCTGCTCGGCGGTGGTGTCCTCGAGGTCCGGGCGGTCCTCACCGAGCACGAGCATGGGTGGGGGGTCGTCCGGGTCGGAGCGCCGACGAGAATCGCTCATGACGTCTTTCCTCTCGCGGGGAGGGCCAGCGCGGCACCGACGAGCGCTGCGCCCAGGAGCCCGGTGGCGGCGGTGCCGGCCGAAGGGCCCACCGAGGTCTCGAGACGCTCGAGCATGAGCTCGCGCTCCTCCTGCACGTGCGCGGCGGTGGCATCGAAGCGCGAGCGCCCCTCCTCCGCCAGCCGGACCCCCTCCTCGGCACGGTCCTGCGCAGCGGCGCCATCGGCCCCGGGGTCGCTGTCGAGGTGCTGGGAGAGATCGGTGTGCAGCTCGTCGACGATCGCGGTGATCTCCTGCTGGGCCGCCCGGTGCTCGCGCGCGTCCTCCCAGTAGGCGCCCGGTGCCTCACCGTCGACACGGATGACGGTGAGCCCGGCCAGGGCCAGGGCGAGGGCGAGGGCACCGGCCTGCCACCAGGCCCGCAGACGCAGCGCCAGGACGAGCACGGCGAGCACGGCGAGGGCCCCGAGCGTCACGAGCACCATGGGGACGCTGCCCTGTCGCACGTGCTCGTGGAACTCGTCGCTGACCTGCCCCGGGTCGACCACGCCGAGAGCGGTGGCGTGGACGGTGCTCCAGGCGCTCGCAGCCCGCGCGGAGCCGGGCGCTGCGCCCAGGCCGTCGGCCGTCGCGGAGAAGACCTGCTGCTGATCGGCGTAGTCCCCGGCGAGGGCACCGGCCTCCTGGGCCTGCGCGACCGGGTCGGCCGGCCCGCCGTCGCGGGGCGTCGCCGTGTCACCTGCCTCCGTGAGCGCCCACGCCTGGTCGGCGGCCACGGCCACCCGAGCCAGGCGACCCGCGCCGCGTCGGTGCGCCCGATCTCGGCCCACCCCGGCGCATCCTGGTCGGTCCCAGCGGTGATCGTGCCGGCCACGAGCAGGCCGATCGCCGCCAGCGCAGCCCAGAAGCCTGCCACCGAGCCCCGCAGCCCGCCTCGCGAGCGTCGGGCCCGCTGCTCCTGCTGCAGGTCCAGCTCGCGTTCCACCGTGGAGCGTCCGTGGCGCTGCACGAGTCGGCGCTCGATCCGGTCCAGATCTGCCTGCCTCCGGGCGAGCTGGGCGCGGGACTCCTCCTGCTGGCGACGCAGCTCCTCGACCGTGGTGTCCTCGACGTCCGGTCGGTCCTCGCCGATGACCGGCATCGGGGGCAGGTCGGGCTCCCGACGCTCGCGGCGGCTCATCGGTAGTCCCGCAGCCGTTGAGTGACGCCGGCCCAGGCCAGCCCGGCGGCGACGAGGCCCAGGAGCAGGGCCCCGGCCGCGGTGAGGACGGCCGGCGAGCTCACGCCCGGGCGCACCTGGCCCAGGTCCTCGCGGACCTCGGCAGCCAGCGCGGTCTCCACACGGTCGTAGGCCGCGTCACGCTGGTCGTCTGCTCCCTCACCGTCGGTCGCCTCTCCCCACGCCTGGTCCACCTCGGCCAGGTCGAGGCGGGCGATCGCGTCGGTGGCCTCCTCGACCTCACCCTGATCGTCGACGCTCAGGCCGGCCTGCGCCGACACCTGGGCGGTGCGGGCCTGGTAGACCTCCTGCAGCGCCCGCGTCGAGGCACGGGTGTCCTGGACGTACTGGTCGTAGTCCAGCGGCAGGGCACCCGGGTTCACCGAGATCCAGGTCAGGCCACCGGTGATGAGCGTCGCGACAACCAGCGGGATGTTGACGATGCGGCGCGTCCGCAGCGCGAGCCAGACCATGATGCCGACGAGGACGAGGACGCCGAGCGTGCCCACGACCGTGGTGAGGGTCGACCTGGACCCGGTGAGGAGGTCGGCGGCGTGCTCGTCGGCCACGGCGGCCACCTGCTCGGTCGCCGACACCGCCGCGGCGGAGGCCTCGGCATACCCCGAGGTCGACGACTCGGCCGCAGAGCGCTCGACACCGGTGACGAACGTGCTCCAATCGCCGGCTGCCACCCCAGCGCCGTCGCCCATGCGGCTCAGACCGACGGTCACGGCCCTGACGACCTCGTCGTAGGCCTCCAGGTCCGTGCCGTCGGGACCTCCGGTGAGGCGTTCGGCGGCGAGGAGGTCGGCGCGGGGGATGTCGACCCGCGCCTGCTCGGCGGCGGCCCACTCCCCGGCGATGACGTTGGGGGTCGCGTTGAGGCCGTCGGTGGAGAAGGTGCCGGTCGCGACGATCCCGGTGAGCAGCGCCGCGGCGGCCGCCCCGGCACGGGCGAGCCGCAGCAGCCGCGGAGTGCTCGAGGGCGCCGGGCG
Encoded here:
- a CDS encoding VWA domain-containing protein, which gives rise to MAEFTSTVHQNEFLPDGGTDVHAIVSLTCSGAGEVAPWSASGGEAGEVIIVDVSGSMDVQGVQAAAYAASAALDQIVDGVWFAIVAGNHEAALCYPTGTTATMARMSPQTRLEAKRSLQRLVPGGGTAMGRWLLAAGQLFATVPSLTKRHAILLTDGANQHETPQELSWALDQVRGRFQADCRGLGAAWQVAEVRRIAEALLGSVDLIRTWDGLSEDFAALMASSMGKGVSDAQLRVWAPQGAEVLFVKQVSPTLEDLSGRRVEVNALTGGYDTGAWGDETRDYHVAVRLAPKAVGQEQLASRVQLVVGEEVRAQGLVKAAWSSDDVLTAQISPEVAHYTGQTELASAIQEGLRAKAMGDDMTATSRLGRAVQLARETGDDAATSRLSRVVDIDDAATGRVRLRSNVDKLDEMELDTASTKTTRVRPS
- a CDS encoding PP2C family protein-serine/threonine phosphatase gives rise to the protein MSDPTPDTMPDEPTARIPAPSRSATEQPLQPPDEPQPLQPPDEPQPLQPPDEPQPLQPPEEPQPESAPVEPEEEPAPFSGGPPPLPEPMLVLDGDLPPADVAPQQEQVDHGTCTSCGGAYDEEGWCTQCGERRADPRHHVTAAPSSAVAGVCDRGRRHRDNEDAMALWADDAEPDRAVLVVCDGVSSAPRSAEASLAAAQAALEVLVGDGDPQERHERAAEAAADAVIEVAAAHPGESPSCTYVSAVVHQGRASVASIGDSRAYWLPDDSEPLRLTSDDSMAEEQVQAGISRAEAEAGPLGHTITRWLGPDAPDHRPATVEHDVSSPGWLMLCSDGLWNYASEPTDLAAVVRAVAGRTGDSPGELAQGLVDWANEQGGADNITVALARCGAARQDGRHG
- a CDS encoding serine/threonine-protein kinase gives rise to the protein MTACQEPGCTGSYEDGWCNVCGAPEPRQAPIEATPVRPQPAADPGRGTGDAAASGRGATTGADGADPAQGSVQVVATPAPGQTQQAVSAARVRRRRAGAAGRRSRLGLGLTDVPDVPVTDPTEKLMVDPRVPEDRRTCPVCGADVGRGAGQEEGRQQGFCPQCRAPYSFTPKLQPGELVAGQYENVGALAHGGMGWIYLGRDKNVSDRFVVLKGLLNTGDEDALDAAVAEQQFLAQVKHPLIVEIYNTVQHDEDAYTVMEHVGGRSLKQLLQDRMAQAGRYTPFPVDQALAYVIEALPAFTHLHDLGLLYCDFKPDNLIHEGDGIKLIDLGGVRRQDDLDSPIYGTVGYQAPEVAEVGPSVASDIYTIGRTLCVLTFEFRGYQSEYVHSLPPMSRVPAFTEHDAFYRVVARCCAPDPNDRFLSVEELRSQLIGVLRQVVAASGADRPATLSAHSPAFEPPVTTGETLSWWELPELKRDDTDPMLDWIAGQSSNDPQATFGALRKAPEETPEVFLARARAGIRIGQATWVEDAVRGLLALDPWDWRGSWMRGLWALSQAEGDDVRERAQEAGGYFAAVRDALPGEIAPRMALALATELAGYDQAAELDYERAWRTDAAYVAPAAFGLHRVRLQRGDVDGAITALDSVPASSRAHPRARWLRAELLRRRGGLADLRESMNSVHRLTLDPRQRAQFNAVVFEQALATVTEHGPKPDWQVGEVTLTRDALQRALEQEYRVLADYTPDPQERAGLIDRANAVRPWSWT